The Carcharodon carcharias isolate sCarCar2 chromosome 15, sCarCar2.pri, whole genome shotgun sequence genome includes a window with the following:
- the LOC121288437 gene encoding testis-specific serine/threonine-protein kinase 6-like: MDLTIFGYEIGDVIGEGTYSTVRKAFSQKLQKPVAIKIIDRSKQSDDYITKFLPREVSIFAECSHPNIIKVYEVIKSSEHTLFIMEEAKTDLFDLVDSQDYFSEEVARPYLKQIAQALEYCHVHHIAHRDTKCENILLTADNIPKITDFGLATCIKGSDSCPCSTFCGSAAYTAPEVLNGDKYDPFKADIWSLGVVLYVMVTGCMPFDDSDLSKLKELQTQSLQFPPSPSLSDCCQNLINVMLEKDPKKRVSINHVVEHQWFEVSN, translated from the coding sequence ATGGACCTTACCATATTTGGGTACGAGATTGGTGACGTGATTGGAGAGGGTACATATTCCACAGTGAGAAAAGCCTTCTCCCAAAAGCTTCAGAAACCTGTTGCCATAAAAATCATTGATAGGTCAAAACAGTCTGATGACTACATAACAAAGTTTTTGCCAAGAGAGGTATCCATCTTTGCAGAATGTTCACACCCTAATATTATCAAAGTATATGAGGTCATTAAATCGAGTGAACATACATTATTTATAATGGAAGAAGCAAAAACAGATCTCTTTGACCTGGTTGACTCTCAAGATTATTTCTCTGAAGAGGTTGCACGGCCATATTTGAAGCAGATTGCTCAGGCTTTGGAATATTGCCACGTTCATCACATTGCACATCGTGATACTAAGTGTGAAAACATTTTACTTACTGCTGATAATATCCCAAAGATCACTGACTTTGGCTTAGCAACTTGCATAAAGGGATCAGATAGTTGCCCTTGTTCAACATTTTGTGGATCTGCAGCATATACTGCCCCTGAGGTTCTCAATGGTGACAAATATGATCCATTTAAAGCAGACATCTGGAGCTTGGGCGTAGTCCTCTATGTTATGGTGACAGGCTGCATGCCTTTTGATGATAGTGACCTTTCAAAGCTCAAGGAGCTTCAGACACAATCTTTACAATTtcccccatcaccttccctgAGTGACTGCTGTCAAAACCTGATTAATGTAATGTTGGAAAAAGACCCAAAGAAAAGAGTTAGTATTAACCATGTGGTAGAGCATCAATGGTTTGAAGTATCAAATTAA